The following proteins come from a genomic window of Lolium rigidum isolate FL_2022 chromosome 5, APGP_CSIRO_Lrig_0.1, whole genome shotgun sequence:
- the LOC124656595 gene encoding NDR1/HIN1-like protein 6 encodes MGKRSVPRYPEDEDKGGGCCCCLLGCCCFFFLILLSLFAGVAYLYYAYNPKPPSYSMSNMAISQFEFSSSDLTLYTKLVASVRAENPNEKISIKFDDGSRTVVSYRGTPLCSGKIPTLVQGPKNITVMEIAMEGRHGFGSGLQEALEESEKEGNVPLDIYVSVPVQLQFGAFDLPRIKVNVHAALVVDSLSPKKKPTIKSATYQGNVELV; translated from the coding sequence ATGGGGAAGCGCAGCGTCCCCCGCTACCCCGAGGACGAGGACAaaggcggcggctgctgctgctgcctgctcgggtgctgctgcttcttcttcctcatcctcttgTCGTTGTTCGCCGGCGTAGCCTATCTCTACTACGCATACAACCCCAAGCCGCCGTCCTACTCCATGAGCAACATGGCCATCTCGCAGTTCGAGTTCAGCTCCTCCGACCTCACGCTCTACACCAAGCTCGTCGCCAGCGTGCGCGCCGAGAATCCCAACGAAAAGATCAGCATCAAGTTTGACGATGGCTCCCGCACCGTCGTCTCCTACCGCGGGACGCCGCTGTGCTCTGGCAAGATCCCAACCCTCGTACAGGGCCCCAAGAACATCACCGTCATGGAGATCGCCATGGAGGGGCGGCACGGGTTCGGGTCCGGCCTACAGGAGGCGCTCGAGGAGAGCGAGAAGGAAGGCAACGTACCGCTCGACATTTACGTCAGCGTGCCGGTGCAGCTGCAGTTCGGGGCCTTCGATTTGCCGCGGATCAAGGTGAACGTGCACGCCGCTCTCGTCGTCGACAGCCTCTCGCCCAAGAAGAAGCCTACCATCAAGTCGGCCACTTACCAGGGCAACGTAGAGTTGGTCTGA